The following nucleotide sequence is from Solanum dulcamara chromosome 7, daSolDulc1.2, whole genome shotgun sequence.
TCCTAGATAAATTATTAGcacattaaataaatttttaaaaacaaatacaaaaattttgatcaaaattattgaattccGTCAAGCTGGTAAGTTCTACCAAGTTGAATAATTCAATGCTTATGGTATTATTCTGTTATGACGGAAGGACGCAAATCCgaaaacagagaaaataaataaataacactaAATTTAACGTGGAAAAAATCCTTCAAATCGAAGGTAACAACCACGGGATCTTCGAAATCCGAATTGATCCACTATAACAATAAGAGGATTACAAATATTCTCCTAAATGACTACACAACAATTGTCAAGCAAGGAGAAACAATAGTTATACCAACAAaagtaataggaagaaaatcacTCAAAACAGAGCTATTGTTCGGGACCTAAACTGAGATGTTGTTGACATCCAAATCCAATCTCCACCGTTAAAATCAAAACTAAGATGAAAGAAACACTCAGTAAAAATTTCAGGCCGATCCAACGGTTAATGAATCAGAAAATGCAATTTAAACGTTTCTGGTCAGAAAGGCAAAACTGCTGCGAAAACAccattttcttctctcttatcTCTTATTGAAAGCTCTTTCAAAAACCTCTCTTATGTGCCTAATGTCTCTCAAAGACACTACCGATGATCAATTATataattctctcaaatcatcctatttatagagtGGTACTTTTTTCTAAAGCTAAAACCAACtccaaatatgattataattcCAATCTTTTTCCAAATAGAATTGGGAATCAAATTAGCAGAATTATTCCAATCCTTTTACAAGTAGGATTAGGCCACAGGCCTTTGGCTGGAACATGGGTCATATCCCAACAAACTCCCCCTCCATCCAAGGGGCCAAATGGACTTTAAGTGGAGGAACTCTTGATAGGTTTCATGTATGTCGGTGTTCTACAAAACTCTTATTTTTCTGCGATCACCACTTTTGTAAGCATATCTGAAGGATTGTCATCAGTGTGTTTCTTCTCAACCTCAAATAATTTCTCTTCCACAGCCATTCTAATCCAATGATACTTTCTACTAATATGATTGGACTTAGAATGAAAGGTGGAGTGCTTGGTGAGATAAATAGCACTCTGATTATCACAGAATAAGATGAACCTTGACTTCTCAAAGTCAAGATCTTTCATAAATTTCTTCATCCAAAGTAATTCTTTGGCACCTACAGTGATAGCAATATATTCGGCTTCTGTGGTGGATAGAGCTATACACTTCTGTAGTCTAGATTGCTAGGAAATAGTTCCCCCTGTAAAAGTGATCAAATaaccaaaaatggattttgaaTTGTCAAGATTGCCTCCCAAATCAGAGTCTATGTAGAATACAAGTTCAGGCTTGCCGCTATCAAAGCACAACTCCATATCTAAAGTGCCCCTTCAAATATCTTAGTATCCATTTCACTACATTCTAGTGTTCCTTTTCAGGATTAGAAAGAAATCTGCTAACAGTACCAACAATATGTGCAATATCTGGTCTAGTgcaaatcatagcatacatcaaACTACCAATTGCAGAAGAGTATAGAATACATGACATCTCATTCTTCTCTTCATTAGTAGATGGACTCTGAATCATACTCAACTTAAAGTGTTTAGCAAGAGGAGTACTAACCACTTTTGCTTCTGTCATATTGAATCTCTTGAGTACCTTCTCAATGTACTACTTTTGGGATAATGATAACTCATTCTTCTTTCTGTCTTGACTAATTTGTatcctaaaattttctttgctGGCCCCTAAGTCCTTCATTGCAAATAATTTGCTCAACTCTTTCTTAATGAATACAATTCTAGATTTATTTCTGCCAACAATCAGCATATCATCCACAGTaagataataaaatcatcatcagaGAACTTCTGAAAGAATACACAATGATCTGAAGAAGTTTTCTTATATCCTTGATTTTCGATGACAGATTCAAACTTTAAGTACCACTGCCTTGGAGCTTGTTTCAAGCCGTACAAGCTCTTTCTCAATTTGCAGACatagttttcttttcctttaaccATGAAACCTTCAAGTTgctccatgtaaatttcttcttctaaatcacCATGAAGAAAAACAGTCTTGACATCCATCTGCTCAACCTCTAAATCTAGACTTGCAGCTAAGCCTAGAACCATGCGAATAGAAGACATTTTTACAACAAGAGAgaaaatttcatcaaagtcaACTCCCTTTCTCTGGCCAAAACCTTTGATAACTAACCTCGCTTTATATCTAGGTGCAGATGTATGTTGCTCTTGCTTTACTCTGAAGATCCATTTATTTGTCAAAGCTTTCTTACCTTTCGGTAACTCCACTAACTCATATGTTCCATTTTTGTGAAGTGACTTCAACTCATCTTCCATGTCTTCTATCCACTTATCTCTATGAGTATGTAGCATGACTTCATCATAATCTTCAGGTTCTTTCATGTCAGTCAAAAGTATATACTCATTAGGAGAATAACGTGTTGACTTTGGCTTCTTCCTAGTAGATCTTCTACAAGAGGTTTCTGGAGCATCTAGAGTAGTCATTTGAATATGAGTTGATGGATAATCAACCATAACATCATTACTAGGAGCATCTTCAAGTTCTACACtctgatgatcattttgatcttGATCCCTATCGACATTAGTATCTTGGATTCCTTCATGTGCAAAAAATATGTCAGTACTAGGAACTGGATCAACATCAACCAAGCTCTCATTAATCTGAGAATCTATTTTCTCAGTCTTGTTAATATCTTCAATTGTTTGGTCTTCAAAGAACACAACATCACGACTTCTGATAAGCTTCTTATCAATTGGATCATAAAGGCGATATCCAAACTCATCTTGACCATAACCAATGAAGATGCACTGCTTAGTTTTAAGGCCAGTTTTGATCTCTCATTTTTTGGAACATGCACACAAGCGTTACACCCAAAGACTTTCAAGTGATCATAGGAGACATCCTTTGCATACCAAACTCTGTTCGGAACATCACCATCCAAAGCAACAGTGAGAGacaaattaataacataagcaacAATGTTAAGTGTTTCTGCCCAAAAGGAATTTGGAAGTTTAGCCTCTGAAAGCACGCATTTAACTCTCTCAACAAGAGTTCTATTCATCCTTTCTGCCAAGCCATTCAATTGAGGCATTTTGGGAGGAGTCTTTTGATGACGAATTTCTTGCGCTTTGCAGTAGTTATCAAAGGGACCAATATACTCACTACCATTGTCTCTTctgatatattttttgtttatctttttattcatgGTCATTCGAGGTTTGCTTTGCTAGCTTCcgcatgacacctaattattttcgTTCCTAACATATTCATGGTGGACGGCCAATACCAAAGATCTCCACATATCTCAAAGCACTTAAAGTGTTTTGACTATCAATAGAATTCAGAGATTTTTAGTATACACTTTATTGAGTCAAACACATAAGATACAGACTTGATGGATCGAGCAAGTTGGTTAATAATGCTGCAGGTAGCAGGTAACAGGCATCAACATTTGTAATTGTTCAAATTTGGGGTGCCAAAAACTATTTGGTTGTTGCTCGGAATTGCTCTCCACAAAAACCAACGGAATAGATTGGTTTTTAAAGTGCAAAATAGTAGttgagtataaataaaaaaaatgaaaataattcatTAAAGAACACGTGTAATCAAGTGGTAGAATTGTctaaaatcatagaaaatacatGAGTTCAATTCCAAATAGCCACAATTTTAAAGTAAACTTCTGAAAAAGTGATCCTTTCATACAAAgggtaaaatgagaaaaaaaatacacttTTAATGTATACTTCTGAAAAATCGATCCTTTCATACAAAGGGCAAAATGAGGAAAAGTtgcttaattttaaattttaaaatgacaaacATTTTGAGACGAATATAATCGGAATGTAGTTTCCCTCCAAAACTAATCAATATCTTAAAACCAAACAAGACACAAGAAGTGTTTGAAAACGCCACtgcattttttctattttatatcAACTCTTAACAAACTTAATTCCTCCTCTCAAATGCTGCCATCAAACACTAACTAATCttacatattaaaatatatgtaaCTTACTACATGTTTACCGGTAGTTTGATCACTTCAAATTTACGTGCAAAATAGGTAGCTCATGCtttttatgtattattagtTCAATAACTACTAATTCAGTCTACGTGGTGTAATTTTTTACTAGTACATGAACTTTATAATTTGCCACTTACGAATGGAATAACTAATAATTAGTGAGATATCACAATCGACCAAATTAATGATCCTAACTTTAATTAGGCAAGTAAAATAGATTCCATCCCATGCAACTAGAACTATATACCAATTTGGTcaaattcttttgtttttttgccCAATaatttgctttcttttcttcaaggaaaaatAGGTTGCTAGAATAATCATGTAGGTGTTGAGTCCTATTTTGCTTTGCAAACCAAAAGTGACAGGTTTCAGTTATTTGCCAGCTAATTGCATGCAACTGAATCATTAATTAGCATTCGagtcttttattattttcaatcaattaaagttCTATTCCATACATCAAATTTGGAATTATATGTTATATACTTGTATACTTTGTACACTTGTCTTTGTATATGTTATATACTTGTATACTTTGTACACTTGTCTTTGTATGGTTACGAAATACGACATATAACGGAGTCAATGACTAGAAATAATAGTCATTGTCCCCGTTACTGTAATTTATATGCAACGAAATATAGTGATGAATATTATCAATAACTGTGTAAATtaaatcctaacttttttttggaAAAGGTAACATAGTtttgaatcatatatataagcAATGTTTCAAGAATCTACCATGGATGGACCAAATTTAAATATGGTCTCTGGCCCTCTGTGTACTTCTCAATTTAATTTCTAAGCATATTTGTTCAATGTCCCGCAATGATTGCAGAAACGAATTGTTTTCTCCTAATTATAAATTAGCTTTTAAAGTTGAACTTATAATCATAATTAGTGCAATTTTCTTTATATGGTGTATTGGATCTAGACCTACACTTGGCTATTATTTGTTTTGTCAATGTTGAAGCGTACATGCATATTAATGTTCACGTACCAAATATCTAATCATATGCGTAGGGAGGTGTTAAGTATCATTTTGACATAAGCATCGGGTGCACGTAAATTTCTGCTACGTCAATTTTAGGTGTGCGAGAATGAGATCATTACTCTTTTGATTCAATTTATGTGTTTTAGTTTGACTTGACAGTCAGCAGCAAGAGCTCTTACTCTAACAGAACTAGGACCGTCAACTCCAACTGTACATTGTTTAAATTAAGGATCAAAATATCCTTTGAAtcgtatggtcttaaatatgtcatataTGTAGCTTGTTGAGTGTAAATAGTTACTAAAATAGATAGAAAgtgattctttttttctttttcaaatagaCTAAAAATAAATGTAAAACAAATGTTTTGTtcattcacttttatttgtccaCTTTGACATTTGCACgctctttaaaaaataatgattaatatgaatattttaccacaatatccatattaattgatgtatatagtcttagattttgaaaaatgatttggaGAATAAGTGATTAATGTTGGAGGAAaacatgaagaaaaaaaaacattttttttatatgctaaaaaatgaaaatgtatttttaatataatagacAATTAAAAATTAACGGGATGATTAAATTAAAGCATATGGAGTACTAAATTTGGGATGTTTGATTTGGCTCAGTATTGTCCATTCACTTACGGTTTgcccccctttttttttcctcttttccaAAGTATAAATAACTGAATAAGTAGTGCTACTCTATTTTGATCCTGCATTATTAAAGCGTAAGTTAAATATTCACGTATCTCTTCTCTTACTTTTTGGCtattttcaatatatatatatatatatatattgaatccCTTTCGtatctttgtatttttattcctttattttttgattatcttattaaaaattataGTTTTATTGCTGCATTTCAATCATACACAATGCCAAAATGGTATgtcaattcaaaatattaaaaatgtgTCGATTCTAGTTAATTTAGTTGGAATTAGCTATACGAATCATCTCTATCGCTTTTGTTTATATTCaagctatttttcaaagatttatcGCAGAAAAATGTTAACTTAGCTACTATAATAAAACGTCGTTTTTATTTAGGTTTGGGATTAGCTACGCTTGCCTCAGGACAAATTTCTTAATCACGAGTCTTGGCCACTCATTAGTCAATTAACCATTTTCCGGTTTAATTACTGCTGTACTAATAATATATGATAAAGTCATAATAATACCTAAAATAATGCATTAGCCTACACTCCCTCCCATGTACCAAACactttgaagaaaaaaaaaaaggaataatcTCATTTAAGAAAATTGTCCTTAGAATCTCATCAAATCATATTAACCTAAGATTATCAAATAAAATGTCATGTGTTTGATTTCTATTACAGACAAAAATCTATTTTAGTGTATAAGAATAGAAGGGCGGgccattattttttttgttttagattCATTATTCATCGAATTTCAAATGGTGCATCATTAATTGTTACtttttttcaaagttttaaaattattaaacaaATTATCATATATTTGCACTCTGCCAcgcacatatataatattttagtgAATAAGAATTGAGAAACGTGTTTGTTATTAAGTTCTTTTCCATCATAAGCTCATTATTCATACAATTTCGAATGATGCATTATTAGTTGTTACGTTCTTTCAAAATTtctaattattaaataaaatgtcatatattcGCACCCTATCAcaaatcaaaatatgatatttttagtGAATAAGGATAGTGGAGCAtccctattattattattgttatacaCGACTCAATATCCATCGAATTTCAAATGTTACAGCATTAGTggttatttcaaaattattactCCATAGAAAGGAAAATCTTGTCCTCTCAAAGTTTTTATTCTACCTACTAGCACCACTTCACATTTTTATCCATTTTCACTTGAAagagtatttttcttttaaataaataaatgtttggGTGACATTAAACTTCCCCCCTATAAAAAGGGTATTGTTTCCATTTCCATTCAAATCAACAAAGATCAACTAATTGTTCTTAACTGATTCCTTCTTCTCTGATCTAAAACTGAAAAACTAACCCAATACACATTATCCCAACTTCTTGTTCTTGAACCAAAtcaattaaagaaaaacaaaacaaaaaaaaaatgaatttgaattCAATTAAAGTGGAAGATTCATCCGGGAATGCAAACGACGGAACAGAGGcttcgtcgtcgtcgtcgcaaTCGAACGGTGTACATAAGGTATGTTTGCCGCCTCACCGGACGACGTTTCAGAAACTCCAGCATAGATTGTCAGAGATATTCTTCCCGGATGATCCACTTCACAGGTTCAAGAACCAAACGACGTTGAGGAAATTTGTTTTGGGTTTACAGTTTTTCTTCCCTGTTTTCGAATGGGGTCCTAAGTACAATCTTATGCTTTTAAGATCTGATATTATTGCTGGCATTACAATTGCTAGCCTTTCTATACCTCAAGGAATCAGTTATGCTAAACTCGCTAATTTGCCACCTATTATTGGGTTGTGTAAGTGCCACTCCCAtcactctttcttttttttgcttTTCCCCCCCCAATTTTCGTTGCCGCTAAAACAATAGGACCtttttgagaaaattatatggtatatatatgtcaaatattatacaatttatttatctatatattAAAAATCAAATCTCCTTTCTCtgtgtttgaatttttttacttttcatgACGTAGAGTGATCTTCAAAAATTCTAATTTATTCTATGTTGTAACAACTTAAGGCAATCAATGAAAAATTCTCATTTCTTCCAACACATGGTCGCCGCAAAAATTCACTTACTATGTCAAACGTTATTGTGACGACTAACACAATTGTAACGTAAACTCATCATGAAAAATTTTCGTTAATTTCTCCTAATTAGCTCTAAGCTTTAGTTGAATATCCTTAGAGAAATTTCTTTGTTCTAACTAAGCCAATTGTCGCGTAAAGTCGCCATGAAAAAATCTCATTTCTTCTAGTGTGTAGTGATTAATATAAAATGgaattaatgaattttatatgaCACAGATTCAAGCTTTGTTCCCCCGTTAATATATTCAATTTTGGGAAGTTCAAGACATTTAGCCGTTGGTCCGGTATCCATAGCCTCACTTGTGATGGGAACCATGCTCAGCCAAGCAGTTTCATACAGCAAAGAGCCAACTTTATATCTTCAACTTGCTTTCACTGCAACTCTTATTGCAGGATTGTTGCAAGCTGCAATGGGTTTCTTCAGGTATACTACTTACTGTGTTCGTTAACTATATTTATATTGTCAAGAGGtctgaagaaaaaatataaatacgCGGACTTGACATTCAATAACTTTCAGGTTAGGATTCATCATTGATTTTCTGTCGAAGGCCACTCTACTAGGATTCATGGCTGGTGCAGCAGTCATTGTCTCTTTGCAACAACTGAAAGGATTGCTAGGGATAGTCCACTTCACAACCAAGATGCAAATAGTTCCTGTTTTGACCTCGGTTTTCGAACAAAGAAATGAGGTTAGAACTTCCCTCCAATAATGAGCGAAAGGGTTAATAACACTTTTGGTCAATCAATTATCGATAAATTCTGTAAAATGTGCACGTTTGATAACTTGTGCAtattcacaaaattttcataactttGAACAATTTCACCACTTAATTGCCCCTGTTTTTATGATTATTACTTGTGTTTACAGTGGACTTGGCAAACTGTTGCTATGGGTGCTTGTTTCCTCATCTTCCTGCTGACTACAAGGCAAATAGTAAGTGTTTTTTTGGTTTATGTGAATGAGAAAGTTTCTTCTTGATGTACATATATCCTTATTGATCACTTCTAAAACAATGCTCTTTCCATACAACAGAGTGCAAGGAACCCAAAACTTTTCTGGGTCTCTGCAGCAGCTCCATTATTATCAGTTATTGTCTCAACTATCATAGTTTACCTGATAAAAAATGAGACACACGCAATTCAAACTGTGAGTAACGTTACATGAATCGTTTCTACTTTCATCTATTTTTCAATTTAGACACCGGTTCATGAAACTAAAGATCATTCTTAATTTTGTTGCACAGATTGGACACTTGCCTAAGGGGATAAATCCACCATCAGTGAACAAGTTACATTTTAGTGGCCCTTATTTGGCTCTTGCTCTCAAAGTTGGCATTATAACTGGAGTCTTAGCGCTCACAGTAAGTGAATATTAACTACTACAAACATTTTATTTCctcaaagaaagaaagaaagaaacagATCGCGGAGATTAGTGAATTGACCTATATAGCCCTGCAGGAAGGGATTGCAGTAGGAAGGAC
It contains:
- the LOC129896879 gene encoding probable sulfate transporter 3.4, whose amino-acid sequence is MNLNSIKVEDSSGNANDGTEASSSSSQSNGVHKVCLPPHRTTFQKLQHRLSEIFFPDDPLHRFKNQTTLRKFVLGLQFFFPVFEWGPKYNLMLLRSDIIAGITIASLSIPQGISYAKLANLPPIIGLYSSFVPPLIYSILGSSRHLAVGPVSIASLVMGTMLSQAVSYSKEPTLYLQLAFTATLIAGLLQAAMGFFRLGFIIDFLSKATLLGFMAGAAVIVSLQQLKGLLGIVHFTTKMQIVPVLTSVFEQRNEWTWQTVAMGACFLIFLLTTRQISARNPKLFWVSAAAPLLSVIVSTIIVYLIKNETHAIQTIGHLPKGINPPSVNKLHFSGPYLALALKVGIITGVLALTEGIAVGRTFAAMENYQVDGNKEMIALGLMNIVGSCASCFVTTGSFSRSAVSYNAGGKTVVSNIVMAATVLITLLFLMPLFQYTPNLILAAIIITAVIGLIDYQGAFRLWKVDKLDCIACLSSFFGVLFISVPIGLAIAVGISVFKILLHVTRPNTNVLGYISSTRSFQSLSRYNTAVRIPSFLIIAVEAPFYFANSTYLQERTLRWIREEEDRIKANQEPAIKCVIIDMTAVTAIDTSGIDTICELRRLLEKRSLKLVLANPVGNVMEKMFNSNALEAFGLDGLYLTVSEAVDDISSSWKPEKVPAEPLTI